The following proteins are co-located in the Solanum pennellii chromosome 8, SPENNV200 genome:
- the LOC107027599 gene encoding uncharacterized protein LOC107027599: protein MTIKDKFPIPITEDLLDELGGAVIFSKIDLRAGYNQLRMAEEDADKIAFGTLEGHYEFLVMPFGLTNAPSSFQSLMNAVFKPLLRKLVLVFFDDILIYSKDVNAHLVHVEAALISAPGLAMPDFSLPFVVETDASGIGIGVVLMRHPIAYISKSLAPRHQALSVYDRDLLALIFAVTKWSDYLLGRSFVVRTDQNSLKYLLNQHVHTDFQYKKGSENKAADALSRKPDAELLAISLLTPNDTLYQQIKDTWTQDATLQELIVKLQSDGQTEVMNRTVETYLRCFCSDKPLLLPSYLPLAEWWYNTTYHTAIRCTPFEVLYGQKPPIHLPYLVGEAANEMVDRSLEAREAIIELLKFHIRRAQQRMKDLANRHRSDRVFAVDDWVYLKLQPYRQVSVVARPFNKPTTKYYGPYIIDARVGAVAYKLLLPVDVLIHPIFHVSQLKRCHEGPRDISHPPVQQLSSPYYPTPDTILERRLVKKGNKVVCQVLVQWLGLEAD, encoded by the exons ATGACAATTAAGGATAAGTTTCCGATACCTATCACTGAAGACTTGCTGGATGAGTTAGGTGGAGctgtaattttttctaaaattgatctaaGGGCAGGTTATAATCAATTACGAATGGCTGAAGAGGACGCTGACAAAATAGCTTTTGGAACTCTTGAAGGGCACTATGAATTTCTGGTTATGCCGTTTGGCTTAACCAATGCACCTTCATCATTTCAGAGTTTGATGAATGCAGTCTTTAAACCATTGTTGAGGAAACTAGTATTGGTATTCTTTGATGATATTCTGATTTATAGCAAAGATGTTAATGCTCATTTAGTTCATGTGGAAGCT GCTTTGATTTCTGCCCCAGGACTGGCTATGCCAGATTTTTCCTTGCCTTTCGTAGTGGAGACAGATGCTAGTGGTATAGGTATTGGAGTTGTGCTAATGCGACACCCTATTGCCTACATTAGTAAATCATTGGCCCCGAGGCACCAGGCTTTGTCAGTGTATGATAGAGACTTATTGGCACTTATTTTTGCTGTCACTAAGTGGTCTGACTACCTCTTGGGCAGATCCTTTGTGGTGAGGACAGATCAAAACTCTTTGAAATACTTACTCAACCAACATGTTCATACAGACTTTCAG TACAAGAAGGGCTCTGAGAATAAGGCTGCTGATGCCTTATCTAGGAAACCTGATGCTGAGCTATTAGCTATTTCACTTCTTACTCCTAATGATACGTTGTACCAACAGATCAAGGATACTTGGACACAAGATGCTACATTGCAAGAGTTAATTGTTAAGTTGCAG AGTGATGGGCAAACTGAAGTAATGAACAGAACTGTGGAAACCTATTTGAGGTGTTTTTGCTCAGACAAACCTCTACTTTTGCCCTCCTATCTTCCCCTTGCAGAGTGGTGGTATAATACCACTTATCACACTGCTATCAGATGCACGCCCTTTGAAGTTCTTTATGGTCAAAAACCACCTATTCATCTCCCTTATTTGGTTGGAGAAGCTGCTAACGAGATGGTTGACAGATCCTTGGAAGCAAGAGAGGCTATTATTGAGTTGCTTAAGTTTCATATCCGTAGGGCACAACAAAGGATGAAGGACTTGGCTAATAGACATCGATCAGACAGAGTATTTGCAGTTGATGACTGGGTGTATTTAAAGCTGCAACCTTATAGACAAGTTTCAGTGGTTGCTCGACCTTTCAACAAGCCAACAACAAAGTATTATGGCCCCTATATCATTGACGCAAGGGTTGGTGCAGTGGCCTATAAATTGTTGCTTCCTGTTGATGTGTTGATCCATCCCATTTTTCATGTTTCTCAGCTCAAGAGATGCCATGAGGGGCCTAGAGACATTTCTCATCCTCCAGTACAACAACTTTCTAGTCCCTACTATCCGACGCCTGACACTATACTTGAAAGGAGGTTGGTTAAGAAGGGTAACAAGGTTGTGTGTCAAGTGCTTGTCCAGTGGTTAGGTTTGGAAGCTGATTAG